The segment CGGCGCATCCCGGCGCATTtgggcacggcccggcccggcccggcccgtcGGGGAGCGGCGCGGAGCAGCCGGCGCTGTCCGTGGTGCTGCCCCCGGCTCGGGCTCGGCTGGAGACGGGGCACGGCCTGAGTGTGCCCCTGGGTGTGCCCCGGGTGTGTGCCCCTGGGTTTGTGCCCCTGGGTTTGTGCCCCTGGCTGTGCGCCCCTGGGTGTGCGCCCCTGGGTGCGCCCCTGGGTGTGCGCCCCTGGGTGTGCGCCCCGTGCCCGTGCCCCAGTGCTTGTGCCCCCGTGCCCGTGTGGGTCCGTGCTCTCCCTTGCAGGTCGCAGTTTGCGCTGAAGTTCCTGGACCCCTCGTTCGTGCCCATCACGAACTCCCTGAGCCACGAGCTGCAGGAGAAGCCCTCCAAGTGGGTGTTCAACCGGACCGCCTTCGCGCACCAGAGGTGAGCGCTCGGCGCCCGCTCGCCCCCTCTCACCTTCCCCGAGGTTATCCCTGTTCCCCGAGGGGGTAAGAAAATGCAGTCTGGGGCTGCTAAATACTCTGAGTTCTGAGTAATTCGCCAGCCATGAGAAACAAAGGCTGAATCAGAGCATTTCCCAAGATGGTTACAGTTATTGTGGAGGAATTGATTATCTCAGAGCAGGACACCAAGCTGCAACACGCATCCTTTTACCAAACGGAACATGACCCAGTTTCCCAGAGTGTGAGAGAAATTGTCATTTATCAAGATAAATGGCTGGCTGCTTAAAACTTGAAACAAATCGGCCTGTAGCAGCCACTGAGTGCCACGTTCACCGAGGGCAGAGCACGCCCAGCACAACttcccagccaccagcagctctgagcaAGTGCAGTGcggctctgcctcctgccaccGCTCCGGCTGGCTCAGGGGGGCCACCAAGCCCGGACCCCCCTGAGATGCCCTCATGGCACATTGGCTTCTGCCTCCCATCACAGGGTGCGTTGACTTTCACGGCCTCGTGGCAATAGAAGGAGTTTCTCAGTTCCTTAAGCTGCCTCAAAGCTGCCCTGTGCTTCATGTGGAGCAAAAtgggcttttcttttccccaccgTGATGTGAACTCGGTGATGTCTCTAGTATTTATTGGCCTTACTGCAGTATTTATATACAGCAGGGAAGTTAAGGAAAACAGCATCCTTTAGCCATTTAAGATAGCTACTGCCATCTTGGCTCTGGCTTTATCTTGATGAATGCCTGCTGGTTTGGGGCCGCACCGTGACTGTTCACATATCCCACCCAGGtccctcagccctgcagagtggggcactgcagccctgcagcaccagctgcacaTTCACATCTCCAGTCCTGGGGCGGCACTGCTGTGGGCACAGCAGGCTGGTGAGGAACTTCCAGCACTGCCAAAATCTGCCCACCGCCCATCAGGAGCCCCAGAGGAgccccagaggagctgtgggcaTCCGAGAGGTGATGGCACTTTGCCTGCCCCATCCCTTCCCTGGGATCTCCCCAGCTGGTGGAGCAGTGCCCCCCCGTAGTATGGCTTCATTCCTGGCACCACCAGCTCATTCTTAATAAATAACTCAGTGTCACCCCTCTGCTGGTTTTAGCTAATGCCTCAGGATCTGCCTCTGCATTTGTCTGTCAGCCATAACCCATAATGAGGGTACCCAGTGGGACTCCATTAATGCTTAGACATTGGAGGATGCGAGCTGGAAGaaaggttgtttgttttccataaacATGAGCAAATAAAGTGGTATTGGTTTTCTAATTTTATGCCCTGCTAGGGAAATTCCTGAGcagggttggttttgtttgtttttttaagtgttcCTAATAACCCTCGCAAAGATGCTGGCGTGCTTGCTCAAAAAAGACATTAAGGAATTATGTTTACATAAAGGGAGACAGTGACTGTCACTTGTTTTGTGACTCAAAGCTCCGTAATGGGAACACAAGAAatacttgtatttaaaaaatcagctaCGTGTCTGTTAATTCAGCTGGACTTCTTGGTTTTGCTTCAAATGCGTCATGGCAAACACAATATCCATCATTACCAGAGATCCGTGGCCCAGAACCGAGTGAAAtatgtgcagagaagagcagcagcagcaaaccctTCCAGCAGGCATGTCGcagcacaaacagaaatgtgCTTCGCCCTACGCTTCAGGAAGGTGAACGTGGGAAGTGTGTGCTGTTCCTTACAGTCCTCACACTTATGTGGCGAATCCGAGGTTTTAGTCCTGACACTATCGCCGCAGACATGGACACATCCTTAGCTGGCACCAGTCAGGACAGGCCAGTAAAGCCAAGCGGAGCACGGGGtgagcagccagctccctcGTTCCTATTTCTgtacattaattttaaagccGTTGCACCACTTTGCTCAGGAAACTGCtttgctgcattaaaaaaaataaaaaaatccatctggaAGTAAACCTCTCTACCACAGAAAAGGGGGAAGTATAACTCAATggtttcttttgtctttctgttttattttaggcAAGAAATCCTTCAGCATGTCGATGTCATAAAAAATTTTTCTTTGACCAAGAATAGTGTCCGGATCGGCCAGCTGATGCATTATGATTATTCCAGCCATAAGTACGTTTTTTCTATTAGCAATAACTTCAGATCGCTGCTTCCAGACGTGTCTCCGATCCTCAATAAGCATTACAACATCTGTGCCGTGGTTGGAAACAGCGGGATCCTGACCGGGAGTCAGTGCGGACAAGAAATAGACAAATCCGATTTTGTTTTTCGTTGCAATTTTGCTCCGACTGAGGCATTCCAAAAAGATGTTGGAAGGAAAACCAATCTCACAACCTTCAACCCCAGCATCCTGGAGAAGTATTACAACAATCTCTTGACCATTCAGGATCGCAACAACTTCTTTTTAAGTCTCAAAAAGCTCGATGGAGCCATTCTGTGGATCCCGGCTTTCTTCTTCCACACATCAGCAACGGTCACAAGAACACTGGTTGACTTCTTTGTCGAGCACAGAGGGCAACTAAAGGTCCAGTTGGCTTGGCCAGGAAATATAATGCAACATGTGAACaggtgtgtgtttttctttcacatttaccttgtcaaaatacatatttctctCTATATAAACACAACGgcgtttatttttctgttcacgGCTAACCTAATAGGCCCTGTCTGGCAAGGCAGGGCCCGATACTGTCTGCTTTCAGAGCAAACGCACTTTTGTTATTGCTCCAGAGAGTGCTTCAATTATTTCTGTAGGGATTTGTACTGAGGCACATCTGAGGTGGGCTGGTGGCGCGCACAGGGTGTGCTGTGCcatggctctgctcctgccGGGGCTTCGCGGAGACAGAAGGAGTACGGAGGAGTTGAGTGAGATTCTGCATGAGAAAAGCACCGCTTATAGAAGAACTTGCTCTTCCCAGCTAGCAACTGGGGATGCTAACTGATATCTGCAGAGTGATCCGAGCAAATCTGCACTGATTTATACAAGGAAAATGTGGTGCATGTGACCAGGAGCCAGTGAACCTACCTTTCTGCATAAGGCGCTGCTTttccaggttaaaaaaaaacaaaaagacgTGTGGAAGGGAATCACAGAAGAGAATCAGGCTGGTAATAAGGCAGTTCTGCAGTCCAGTTCATGACAGACTGACCAGAAGAGCAATCTTTAGCTTGCTTGGGTTAACAGCTGTGAGCACCGATGGTCTCCATGCAGCAGCATTTTTGACGGTCTCCATgcagtaattttttctttttttcttacagcaaaCCCGTGGCTTTATGTGCACCCTATACTAACgtgcctttgtgttttttttcacagatactggaaaaacaaacacctgtCACCCAAGCGGCTGAGCACAGGTATTCTCATGTATACACTCGCTTCTGCCATATGCGAAGAGATTCACTTGTACGGATTCTGGCCGTTCGGGTTCGACCCCAACACGAGGGAAGACCTCCCATACCACTACTATGATAAGAAAGGAACAAAGTTCACAACCAAGTGGCAGGAGTCccaccagctgcctgcagagttCCAGCTGCTCTACAGGATGCACGGTGAAGGACTGGCCAAACTGACCTTGTCGCATTGTGCCTAAGAACCTAATCTCGAAGTGCCAAATGATTGTCTAAAAAGTGCCCAAATCTGAGTTAAACATTCTTCAGATacaattctaaaaaaaaaaataataataataccc is part of the Anas acuta chromosome W, bAnaAcu1.1, whole genome shotgun sequence genome and harbors:
- the ST8SIA3 gene encoding alpha-N-acetylneuraminate alpha-2,8-sialyltransferase ST8SIA3; the encoded protein is MRSCKMVRVASVLGLVMLSIALLILSLISYVSLKKDNIFGAPRAAGPGGPRMYMFHAGFRSQFALKFLDPSFVPITNSLSHELQEKPSKWVFNRTAFAHQRQEILQHVDVIKNFSLTKNSVRIGQLMHYDYSSHKYVFSISNNFRSLLPDVSPILNKHYNICAVVGNSGILTGSQCGQEIDKSDFVFRCNFAPTEAFQKDVGRKTNLTTFNPSILEKYYNNLLTIQDRNNFFLSLKKLDGAILWIPAFFFHTSATVTRTLVDFFVEHRGQLKVQLAWPGNIMQHVNRYWKNKHLSPKRLSTGILMYTLASAICEEIHLYGFWPFGFDPNTREDLPYHYYDKKGTKFTTKWQESHQLPAEFQLLYRMHGEGLAKLTLSHCA